The segment cacatacgattgtttcaTAATGAtcttgagatcactcttggaagaactagaggcagaaagatataagcaggttgataaaaccaaggaatttctaaagcatccactatctccgcctgaggatccctggacctggataggtacctgggaagtttcttgtttagatgagaagccatcagctctatttctggaagaccccacatctgtacaatctgacaaaatacatctggatggagagaccacaccTCCGGATGTAaattctgacggctgagataatttgcttcccaattgtctacacctgggatatgcaccgcagaaattagacaagagctggattccacccaagaaagtatccgagatacttctttcatagctaggggactgcgagtcccaccctgatgattgacatatgccacagttgtgatattgtccgtctgaaaacaaattaatggttctctctttaacagaggccaaacctgaagatccctgaaaatagcacagagttctaaaatattgattggtaacctcgcctcttgaggtttccaaaccccttgtgctgtcagagatccccagagagctccccagcctgaaagacttgcatctgttgtgattacagtccaggtaggatgaacaaaagaagccccttgaattttacgatgatggtctaaccaccaagtcaaagagagttgaatgttgggatttaagtatatcaattgtgatatccgagtttaatccctgcaccattgattcagcatacaaagctgtagagatctcatataaaaacgagcaaaggggaattgcgtccgatgctgcagtcatgagacctaaaacttctatgcacatagccactgaagggaatgattgagactgaaggtttcgacaagctgaaaccaatttcatttgtctcttgtctgttaaagacagagtcatggacactgaatctatctggaaacctaaaaaggtgacccttgtctgaggaatcaagaaaccctttggtaaattgattctccaaccatgtctttgaagaaacaacgctagttgattcgtgtgagattcggctagaAGTAAAGActcagctagtaccaagatatagtccaaataaggaaacaccaccataccctgctctctgattacagatagaagggcaccgagaaccttctaaaagatccttggagctgttgctaggccaaatggaagagcgacaaattggtaatgcttgtctagaaaagatacaaatagaaagagggcgccacatagcgtaataataGGGAGATCCTGAGAAGGCTCACCATTATacagtgtactagccgctgatTAAAGTACTAGCAGGCGAGATTGCACTGGCCATAGTACAGTGCAACAACttttggtaagcgcattacctgtTAACACCTAACTACTTTGAAAAAacgttattacgctatgtggcgccctctttctattttCTACAGCTGAAGGTGCTTACAGAGCCATCCACAAAAGAAAAAGGGAGATCCTGAGAAGGCTCACCATCATacagtgtactagccgctgattaaagtgctagcaggcgagattgcactggtcacagtacattGCAACTACTTTTGGTAAGCGCATTTCCTGTTAACACCTAACTACTTTGAAAAAacgttattacgctatgtggcgccctctttctctttgtattttataacagtgatatccctgctctctgggacCAGGAGGAGCTGCCTTGTCAAGGACCACCGGCTGTGACTTCAATATATGGACACTAGCTGTTGCAACCACACTGTGAAAGTCGGATACGGTATTTGTTTTTGATACAAATACTAGTCATATATTGTTTCACACaaaccaatatattttttttttggacagcGCGCCTTTATATCCCCTTCTGGTATATTATAGAtcatttgtctagaaaagagaatctcagaaaccgatagtggtctggatgaatcggaatgtgaagatatgcatcctgtaagtctatcatggacatataatgaccatgctgaacaaaaggcaaaatagtcctcatagtcaccatcttgaaagttgggactcttacaaaatgattcaaaaacttcagatccagaactggcctgaatgaattttctttctttgggacaatgaatagatttgaataaaaccccagaccctgttcctgaaacagaactggaattattacccctgaaagctctaaatctgaaacacacttcagaaaagcctgagccttcgccggatttgctggaacatgagagagaaagaatcttcttacaggaggtcttactctgaatcctattcgatacccttgagagacaattctctgaatccactgattttgaacagaatctgcccaaatgtcttggaataatttcaatctgcctccaccagctgaactggatcgagggccgcaccttcatgcagacttgggggctggctttggtttcttaaaaggcttggatttattccaacttgaagaaggtttccaattggaaccagagtctttaggggaaggattggttttctgtcccttattctgtcaaaaagaccaaaaacgattagaagttttcgatttacccttagatcttttatcctgagacaaaaaactccattccccccagtgatagttgaaataatttaatccaattgagaaccaaataaattgttaccttggaaagaaagagatagtaatctagacttagataccatgtcagtattccaagatttgagccataaagctcttctagctaaaatagctaaagacatagatttaacatcaagtttgatgatatcaaaaatagaatcacagataaaatgattagcatgttgaagcaaacaaacaatgctagacaaatcaggatctgtttcctgttgcactaagctatccaaccaaaaggttgatgcagccgcaacaacagccatagaaatggcaggcctgagaatatagctagaatataaataagctttccttagataagattccagtttcctatctaaaggatctttaaaagaagtactgtcttccatagaaatagtagtacgtttggcaagagtagaaagagccccatcaactttggggactttttcccaaaactctaatctagccgctggcaaagggtacaaccttttaaacctagaagaaggaatgaaataagtaccaggcttaatccattccttagcaatcacatcagaaacagcatcaggaattggaaaaacctcaggagtaaccacgggagatttataaatagaatttaaatgattactagttttgatatcaagaggactagacacctcaatatccaaagtaaccaacacttcttttaagaaggaacgaatatactcaattttgaaaagataagtagatttgtcagtttcaatatctgaggtaggaacTTCTAactcagagagatcctcatcagaggaggatatttcagtatgttggtcggtcattagaaatttcatcaattttatgagaagttttaaaagaccttttacatttattagaaggcggaatagcagacaaagccttctgtatggCATCACCAATtgaatttttcatatcaacagggataatatgtacattagatgttgaaggaacaacagaaactgtactagtactgatggaaacgttttcaacgggcaaaagcttatcatgacaactgtcacatactacagctggagatataatctcagctaatttacaacagatacacttagctttggtagaactgtgatcatgcagcagggttccaacagttgcttctgagacaggatcagattgagacatcttgcaaaatgtaaaagaaaaaacaacattaaagcaaaatttacaatttccttatatggcagtttcaggaatgggaaaaaatgcaaacagcatagccctctgagcatatagaaagcaagaggtatataggaagtggagtgaaaaataaactaatttttttggcgccaagtatgacgcacggctCACGGTatctttaagggatttgaacagggcaTCGGTATAGTAGGCAAATGTGTTTATTGATCTAGCTAATTTCTATTAGTATAAAAGTGCTTATAATTACTTTTTAACTGTTTATCCAGGATCACCAGCATGGGTTTAGGATTTAGGGCTCTCCAATCTTGATGTGTAAGCAAACGTCTCCTGTAAGTTAACCTCTTTAAGCAACATCCCACCTTAGGTGATAGATATAAGCATACTATTGACCCCttcctttttaaatataataatataagtattacgtgttaagacacaataaatattgTGGAACTTCTATACGATTCTGTTAATGTAActctatcctataatataaaaggccaagagtgtttgtctgaagctgtaatgcgcagtagagacagcacgaggacaaacacacctggccttacctgacatgctgtgctgtttgcggcgaaagtgggcgtggctgggtgggAGCATGGACGTGGCCGGGTGGGATTGTGGGCGTGGTCGGGCATGGCCGGGCATTGTCAGGGGTGTGGCCGGGCGTGGCAGGGGGCGTGGTCggtgcgagagagaggggagagaaatagaaagagagggggagagacaaaaagagataggaaagagctaaagagagggggaagagcagaagagagggaatagagagaaaaagagagggggagagagagcaatagagaggagaagagagagaaaaagagaggggggagagagagcaaaatagagggaggatagagagcaatagagtgtgggagagagagcaaaagaaagggatggggagagagagcaaaagaaagggatggagagagagagcaaaagagaggggagagtgacagagcagaagagagggggggaagaggggggagagagagagagcaaaagagagggatggagagagagcaaaagagagggatggagagaaagagcaaaagagagggatggagagaaagagcaaaagagagggatggagagagagagcaaaaaaaggagagagagacagagcaaaagagagggggagagagagcgcaaaagagatggggaaagagagagtgcaaaagagaaggggagagagagagcacaaaagagagagagaacgcaaaagagaggaggacagagagagcgtaaaagagagggggagagaaagcgcaaaagagggggagagagagcgcaaaagttacattgtagctagcttagggtttatttttattttacaggcaagattgtatttattttaactaggtagaatagttattaaatagttattaactatttaataactacttagctaaaataaatacaaatttatctgtaaactaaaacctaatctaagttacactaaccacctaacactacactataattaaataaattacctacattaacaacttagggtttatttttattttacaggcaagattgtttttattttaactaggtagaatagttattaactatttaataactacctagctaaaataaatacaaatttacctgtaaaataaaacctaatctaagttacactaaccacctaacactacactataattaaataaattacctacattaacaactatttaataactattctacctagttaaaataaatacaaacttgcctgtaaaataaaaataaaccctaagatagctacaatgtaactattagttatattgtagctagcttagggtttattttataggtaagtatttagttttaaataggaataatgtagttaatgatagtaattttatttagatttatttaaattatatttcaattagggggtgttagggttagggttagacttaggtttaggggttaataaatttaatatagtggcggcgacgttggaggcggaagattaggggttaatatatatatataaatgtaggtggtggcgatattaggggtggcagattagggattaataatatttaactagtgtttccgaggcgggagtgctgcggtttaggggttaatatgtttattatagtggtggcgatgtgcggagcggcagattaggggttaataattttatttcagtgtttgcgatgcaggagggcctcggtttaggggttaataggtagtttatgggttttagtgtactttttagcactttagttatgagttttatgctatggcgttgtagtgtaaaacttataactactgactttagaatgctttaggaatcttgtcggtataggatgtaccgctcactttttggcctcccaggacagactcctaataccggcgctatgcaagtcccattgaaaaaagggtttacgaagtttacgtaagtcggtttgcggtaaggccaaaaaaatgtgcgggcccctaaacctgcaagactcgtaatagcagcggtagtgaaaaagcagcgttaggacctgttaacgctgcttttttaccttaccgcaaaactcgtaatctagccgttagtttattaaaataattattggaaataataagcaatattaaaataaagcaaatcaataagcatacatcattacaatgatttaaagggacagtaaacaccagaatttttgttgtttaaaaatgtatataatccctttattacccattccgtagttatgcataaccaacacagttataataatatactttttacctctgtgattaccttgtatctaagcctctgcaaactgcccccttatttcagttattttgacagacttgcatttttagccaatcagtgctgactcctaggagcttcacgtgcctgagctcaatgttatctatttgaaacacatgaactcacctgattcaataataaaactttgaatatatatatataaagagcataAATAATTTTAACAAAACTGTTTTGTGTGGGTTTGTTTcatacccctggaccctctcttgccattatcctgacttctCTGGttagcttagcctcccatctcctctggacaggGTGTGGTCATTATGCCTGCTCAGTGTTGCCCCTTGTGCCTTCTGCTTGTGTCCCCTTGTGCCCctttttgtgggtgagtgtgtattttatggaaaactttcaactccaccccaactgataaagttaggttcacataaatgattgacTAACACTAATtaaagattaattaacattttttattaatgagCTAAGATTTGACAGTCAGAACATTTTTTccctcgtcactaagctataatagacaaatatgtattttgtaaatatgttctgaaaaacaagtcattaTCTCTAGTTGACTACTAACCAATGTcaaaccccactaatgtttatagacagagacttactggaaccatgtattaATAACATGGGAATATTTgaggatatttataccaataatacaATGATATAATAATACATTGATAGGAATCATGCaactatgttggggaccttgaatattaTCAATTTTATGCCTATATAATATAGCACAGACACTTGTGATTAATAGGAATTATTAAAATGTGAATTTCcccagacaattgtcctgacataatCCCCCTCTCGAGATGGCCTGACACGAGTGAGACAAGGTAATCTCGATAAATGTCCTGTTTTCAGGTACACAGTGATTTAATACCTGAATGGGTTAAAATtcaacttataaaatattttaatatttattggtGTAGGAAAATATCAAAAATTAGTCAAGCAATGCCCACTTGTGTATAcagtctatgtccctttaagtggttgcaaTGCTGTATCTCCAACACAAACAGATACAGGAGTGGAAAAATAACTCTACAGTTTACTAGTCAGAGGGAAAAAGCTACTAGTCCAATAAGTATTCAATTTAGGAAAAATCTTGTCTGTTGCAATTTATTACTTGTCCAGGACTGGTGGACTTCTGGAAATGTCCAACTCTATCTATctacattcataaatacatacagctggaagaaaaagtttgtgaaccctttTGAATTACCTGGCTTTCTGTATTGATTACTCATAGAATGGGGTCTGATTTTCATCTAAGTCccaattatagacaaacacaatttGACTAAACTAATAAGATATAACCAGAGAACCCTTAAATTTACTTGTAGATACTCATTTAGCAGCAACAACCTACATCAAACGTTTCCTGTATCTGTTTATAAGACTTGCACAAAGTTTAGGATAATTTTCGGACCTTTCCCCCCCAACAAATCTGTTTTACTTCATTAATACTTCTGGGTTGTCTTGATTGCAACAGCCCTCTTCAGGTCATGCCACGGCATTTTAATTGGGTTAAGGTCAGAATTCTGACCTGGTCATTCCAAAACACAAatcttctttttcagccattctttaTTTActtgtttgttttgtcttgttaCATCACCCAACCTCAACTTAGTAACAActtagtaatatatttttattatttttccaactttccatgcaatttagctctgaaaattaagcagtttctaattctcagaactttaaaattcaccctgctgacttttctaattggctttatcagataacacctTCAAAATTAAACACTGTATACTAACTTTATGGGTGGGCTAGCTTTGTGAtctgtggtgggtggagtttgactattgaaaaataacCGCAGTGTAaaggatgtttatttgttttaaaaactttaagaCTTGGCAGATCCGTTATTCTATACAACAGAACACAAATGTCTTGTTATTAAAAggtgtgtactgcccctttaagcttgtGGTCACAGACTACTGCCCTGTCATTCTCCTGTAAAATGTCTTGATACTCTTTTAaattcattgttccctcaatgactgcaaggtgtccAGGCCCTGAGGCAGCAAAGCAGCTCCAGACCATGATGCTCTCTCCACCATCCTtcacagttaaagagacagtatacaccaatttccatataactgcatgtaatagacaccactataaaggataatatgcacagatactgatataaaactccagtttaaaaccgtttaaaaacttacttagaagcatcCAGTTTAGCTGGAATAATTGCCCAACAGACTTTGATCAAggcctatattttttttaaaaaaagactgaCTGCATGTCTACCAAGGTGCACTCAATTGCCACAGAACAGAAATACTGTGTTATCGGTTTCTCCTGGAATTCTTGAGAAAATAATAGAACTATAGAAAGACAGTGGAATATTTTTGAGGATGTGTGGTTAGAGGGGTTGCCTAAAAATTGAGACATAACTGGATGTAATAgacatagacactactataaagaagaatatgcacagataatgatctaaaaatccagtacaaaaccttttaaaaatttacttaaaaGCTCCAAATTTTGCATTGCTGATGGGATTAGCTGGAACAACCAGTGAAAGGGGCGGGTgcagatactcccccccccccctttcctgcatatgaaaagacagattagacaaacagaagccagaagtagtctgtaaacgcgtgtatacatctgacactttggggcttggtttggagtcttaaaaccagcacaatgttattaaaaaaataagcaaaactatacattgttacataaaactcccagatggactatataaatggatcatctagaaaacatttatgcaaagaaaaatctagtgtataatgtccctttaagggataaagtTTGTAAATGATCTTGCATATCAAGGTGTTAAATTATGTTTAATCTGAAATCCAATTACATGCACTTGTAACGTGTTATTATCTATAAAAATGAATTGctactttttttctttctgtacccAGATGGAAGCCACATTCTACAGGACTCCtgaacaaagtaaaataaaaaagcaattttACATGGATTTATCACACCAGAATGCAAAAAATATTGCAACAGTAAGTCTCAAAACCATGTAAGGGAACTCTATAGAAATATGAAAGAAAAGATATTATTccattataaaaatacataaatataaaatatagttgtGAATAATACACATAAATTAAACCAGAGGCACCCATATtttgatagatagatttttttctaaGTTATCTACTGGTGTATGGACAGAAATAAGACATGTACCTGATGTTTTTATAATCTTGTAAATAATCCCAAATTACTCATAAAAGCAAGCACAGATATCTCCTGGTATATAATGATTTATTAATTGCATATCATGATCTATTCATTAGATcaattaattagtacatagaataaaatgtttacTAATATATGTGGtagtaaataaaatgtaaaactgaTTAATATCCTTAACCCAATACTACTGGCCATTTGTTACCCATATGTGATTTAGTCTCATAAATCTCTTTAACAAGATAAACACAAGAGTTGAATATATAATTTTCAAAATGTTGTTACATGCCTCTCTGTGTGATTTCTGAAGGAGATAGGAGAACCAAAAAAGGCCCCTTCATGCTTAAAATATCCACTCTGGTACCTAATTGGTGActagaaggttaaagggacactgaatccaaattttttctttcgtgattcagatagagcatgcaattttaagcaactttataatttactccttttaccaatttttctaagttctcttgctatctttatttgaaaaagaaggcatctaagctgttttttttgtTCGGTAtactggacagcccttgtttattggtgggtgaatttatccaccaatcagcaagaacaacccaagttgttcaccaaaaatgggccggcatcttaacctacattctttcttttcaaataaagataccaagagaatgaagaaaatgtgattataggagtaaattagaaagttgcttaaaatagcatgctctacgtgaatcacaaaagaaaaaatttgggtacagtgtccctttaagtgaccaatTATTCAAAATAGAGATTTCCTCTCTTTCTAATCAGGCCATTTCTAATTAAAGCAAAGTGGATAGGGGCTACATAACAGCCTCTACCTATTCCATAAACATTGTGCATGTTGTCCACTAGAAGTGAGCCTTATTTAATAGAAAAGCTTCCCTACAATTTTAAATATGGTGTCACATGTACCGCTATATGGTGGGAGGCCTGAGATATGGGCTCTGCAAAAGGGTACCCCAGCACTACAAGCACACCATGTTACTTTCAGGGACATAAGAATCATGTGGGAAATCTGGAtggtttaaaataacaacaataaatatagCACATTTGAAccaacaaacatatacacaaagggacacaaaacctttTCCTTTTAAATTTCAGAATTAAAACCTCTAATGCAAACCTTTCATATCcttcaaaaataaaagttatgtcaatATAATATTATCTAAAATCAATCATCTCTTTACCCTCTCCTACTTTACACATCCTCCTCCTCAGCAGCTGTTTTACTGCTCTTACAAAAGCAGAGCGCTACAACCAATATTTTGACATTTGTGAAGCCTGCAATAAGTCTCAGCACAGAGTCAGCTCACTTGTGCAGAGGTTGGGAGAAGGCAGCATTAGTGTGTTTCTTCAGCCTCACCAACAAAACattacagtttatgattggctgtAGCACTCTGCTtctggagggagaaaaaaaaatggctgaCCAGTGCAAAGGACTTATAAGGTAAATGAGGGTAAAGGGGGGTTTGATTCAAGGAAATATTCCATTGACATAAATTATCTTTATAGGACATAAAagatatgtatttttattctgaAATTTAAAACTAAGCATTTTTTTTGTTCCGTTATTATAATATCATTAAAATGTAGCAAGAAACCAAAGACACCCTAGTTGCATGCAAAGTTTAAAGATTTACACTAATTAATTGTAATAGAGGCTTGAAGTGTATGAAGCCAAATATATGGCTGATATTAGGAATTCAGTGCACAGAGAGTAGAAGACAACTGCAGGCTTAGGCACGTGCGTTTAAATAGTCCATGATGCATACTGTATTTGAACAAAATATTGAAAAACCTGCAATAACCATTAAATAGTTCTATTCCTGAACACATTCACAGCCATTGTAATAAAacaatactttaaataaaattaaagactGTTCTTTGATTTTTGatcctgttttgttgttgttttgtttttcaagGAAATACATCAACAAAACCAAACAGTAGTCAAAGAATTTCTGCTTCTTGGATTAGGAAACCTACACAACTTCAAGACCCTATTTTTTATGTTGTTTCTGCTTCTCTATATTGCAacattatttggaaatatgctggTTATTTTCCTAGTTGTGACCTGCCAGAGTCTTCACTTCCCTATGTATTTCTTCCTCGGCAACTTGTCTTTATCTGAAATTCTATTCACCACAAATATTGTACCAAATATGCTACGTCTTGTTTTACTAGGAGGAGGCACCATGTCTGTTACTAGTTGCCTTATCCAATTCTATCTGTTAGGTGTCCCAACCGTCGCCCAGTGTTTGCTTCTGGCTGCAATGTCATTGGATCGCTATCTCGCCATTTGCCATCCATTGCATTATATGTCCATCATGACCTTCAAACTTCAGCTACAAATTGTCACCATTTGTTGGCTGTTGGGATTTGTGATGACATTTGTCATATATATTTTCTTAACCAGGTTACAATTCTGTAACTCCAATGTAATTCCCCATTTTTATTGTGATATTGCCCCACTGCTAGAGCTTTCTTGCTCAGATACTTTCACTTTGAGTGTGATCACATCTGTGGGTTCTTTTACTATAGTTGTTTCACCATGTTTTTTTATCATTGTAACTTATATCTCCATCTTTATTAACATTCTCAAGA is part of the Bombina bombina isolate aBomBom1 chromosome 6, aBomBom1.pri, whole genome shotgun sequence genome and harbors:
- the LOC128664720 gene encoding olfactory receptor 1361-like; this translates as MEVRKMEATFYRTPEQSKIKKQFYMDLSHQNAKNIATEIHQQNQTVVKEFLLLGLGNLHNFKTLFFMLFLLLYIATLFGNMLVIFLVVTCQSLHFPMYFFLGNLSLSEILFTTNIVPNMLRLVLLGGGTMSVTSCLIQFYLLGVPTVAQCLLLAAMSLDRYLAICHPLHYMSIMTFKLQLQIVTICWLLGFVMTFVIYIFLTRLQFCNSNVIPHFYCDIAPLLELSCSDTFTLSVITSVGSFTIVVSPCFFIIVTYISIFINILKIPTASGRQKTFSTCSSHLTIVCTYYGTLTTIYIVPSNDHSINANRGLSLLYTSVTPLVNPIIYSLRNQSMKRAIHTCVQDFRKWLRVLSRMATPLFLPTLGVKTTSPTQEDFNFRDSSAFKCV